From Cloacibacillus sp.:
TGGCGGGGCTGTCGGGGCTGTCTCTTATTTATTTCCCTCGCCGCGCCCTTTAGACGCTGGGGAGCCGCTGTCTTTGAAAAACTTTTCTAGGACTCTGTAAAGGACCAATATCTCTATCGGCTTTACCACATGGGCGTTCATTCCCGCCGCGTGTGCCTTTGAGGCGTCTTCGTCGAAGGCGTTGGCCGTCAGCGCGATGATCGGGACGGAGGCGGCATCGGGACGCTTCATCTCCCTGATCGCGCGCGCCGCCTCGTATCCCGTCATGATGGGCATCTGGATATCCATGAGTATGGCGTCTATCTCTTTAGGGGCCGAGGCCGCGAAGAGGTCGGCGCATATCCTGCCGTTTTCTGCCATCAGGCACTCTATTCCCAATTTCTCCAGCATTCGCCGCACGATGCTCGCGTTGATGGGGTGGTCTTCGGCAACGATGACCTTCCGCCCCTTATAGGCGTCCTCGGCGGGAAGTCCGTCCCGCGAGGTTCCGGCGGCTGGCAGCGCGCGCTCCAGCCTCAGGTCAAACCAGAAACGGCTGCCCCTGTCAGGCTCGCTCTCAACATGTATCCAGCTGCCAAGCATCGCGGCGATCTTTGAGGCGATCGCCAGCCCCAGTCCCGTGCCCTTGATGGCGCCGCCGCTGCGCCCCTCCTGCTCGAATTCGGTGAATATCGCGTCGAGGTTCTCTTTCTTTATCCCGATACCGGTATCCTCCACGGACAGCCTCACAGAGAGCTCTTTTTCGTCCCTGGAGAGCAGTTCAAGGCGAAGCGCAACCTCTCCGCCGGGGCGGTTGTACTTTATGGCGTTTGAGATAAGGTTTATCAGTATCTGTCTGATACGCAGCTCATCGGCGCTTACAAACAGATTCCCCTCCGGCGATTCCAGCCGGAAGGCAAGCCCCTGCCGCGAAGCAACGGCGGCGTAGATCACCCCGACGGCGCGCACCGTCTCCGCAAGGTCAAAGGAATCTTTGCGCAGCTCCATTTTGCCCTCGTTTATCTTGCTCATGTCGAGAACGTCGTTTATCAGAGAAAGCAGATGTTCCGAGGCTTTTTTGATCTTTTCGCTCGCAGTCTTTATCTCTTCGGTGGGCGATGATTCGGCGATCTCGTCGTTGATGCCGATTATCATAGTGAGCGGCGTGCGGATCTCGTGGCTCATGGAGGCGAGGAATCTGCTCTTCGCTTCGTTCGCCCGCTCAAGCTCAAGATTCTTTTCTTTCTTTATCCTATACATGCACCAGAGCAGGATCAGCGCCGCCAGGGTGGCCGCAAAAAGGCCGGCCAGCGCGGCCGCCTTCTCCGGATCGGTGTAGATTATGTCACTCCATCTGGGCTGATAGTATTTTTCCGTGTTCCGCGGCGTACGATATCGCGGATATCGCTCGCGGGAAGGCTTTCAAGCGTCTTGGATATTATGGAGAATAGCAGCGGGTCCGCTCCCGCCGACACTCCGAGAGATAGGCTCTGCGTCTCTCCCGATACTCCCTCGTAGTAGAGATTGCGGTATTTGGCAAAGGATGAATAGTAACCTGCCTCGTAGGCGTTGATGAAGGTACAGCCGACATCTCCCCTCTTGACCGCCTTGATGCAGTCAAGGGTGGAGGGATAGGAGACGTACTTCATGCCGGGGGCGAATTTGCGCACGTTGGAAGCGATATAGTTGCGGTTGAGCACAGCCACGCTGTCGACCGGCGCGGCGCGGCTCTTTTTCACACAGACGATAGCGGCCTGGGTAAAGAGCGGCGTGACATGCGCCCCGTTTTTCGTAGCCCATATATAGTCATAGGTCATGGAGCTGACGATGTTTTTCTCGCTTTTCATCTTGCTCGTAAGAGCAGGCGCGGGCGCGTTGATCCCCTCGGGCGTGAACTTAAGCCCTGATTTTTCGGATATCAGAGCGATGATATCGGGCACGATGCCAAAGAACTTTTTCTCCTTGGCGTCGTAGTATTCCATTGGATACCATGTCTCGTCATAGAGTATAACGACGCGCGGGGCGCTTTTGATATATTCCCGCTCCGCGCGCGTAAATACGACGGATGCCTCGCGCTCCGAGCCGTAATATTTGTTG
This genomic window contains:
- a CDS encoding ATP-binding protein, which encodes MYRIKKEKNLELERANEAKSRFLASMSHEIRTPLTMIIGINDEIAESSPTEEIKTASEKIKKASEHLLSLINDVLDMSKINEGKMELRKDSFDLAETVRAVGVIYAAVASRQGLAFRLESPEGNLFVSADELRIRQILINLISNAIKYNRPGGEVALRLELLSRDEKELSVRLSVEDTGIGIKKENLDAIFTEFEQEGRSGGAIKGTGLGLAIASKIAAMLGSWIHVESEPDRGSRFWFDLRLERALPAAGTSRDGLPAEDAYKGRKVIVAEDHPINASIVRRMLEKLGIECLMAENGRICADLFAASAPKEIDAILMDIQMPIMTGYEAARAIREMKRPDAASVPIIALTANAFDEDASKAHAAGMNAHVVKPIEILVLYRVLEKFFKDSGSPASKGRGEGNK